DNA sequence from the Podospora pseudocomata strain CBS 415.72m chromosome 2 map unlocalized CBS415.72m_2.2, whole genome shotgun sequence genome:
TTCAAGATTTCGTCTGAAGTGCTCCAAGGCTTGACTCAACGATGCCTCGCGGAGGGGGAAATCACCTCAGCACTGCCCTCTGGGTAGCTGCAGCggtctttcttttttgcctctCGCCTTTCCTCTTTTCCGAAACTGCCCCTCACAGCAACATCATACAACGCTCAACAACAGATGCCCCTATCGACTCTATCATTGTCCGCCGTGACGCGGCCGCCATCCCCGATTCTCGCCGTAGCCCAGGCCattccaaccccctcaaactaCCTCCCCATGAGCCTCTTTTGTTTGAGGAGCCCTCTGTCTCTGAGCCAGAGCCATCATCGAGCAGCAATCTGACACGGCGGTCGGCAAGCCTGTCCAGACGCGACGGTCCGCTGTACTGTCACGATGGACCTTGCATTGACGGCAGCTGCTGCGGCCCCGACAACATCTGCGGCTTTGGCCCCGACTTTTGCGGAGAGGGCTGCCGGTTCAACTGCACTGCCACGGCCATGTGCGGAGAACACAGCGAGTTCGGACAGATGCCCTGCGGCATGAAGCTGTGCTGCTCATCCAGCGGCTGGTGTGGGGtgagtacctacctacctaacctACCTTCCCTTGTCCAAGATGCTGATAGCTACATGTACGACTAGTCCACCGAGGTGTACTGCCACAACGCCGACCCGCTGCGCGGCACTTTGCCCTGCCAGGCTGGCTACGGCTCCTGCTACATTACCGGCCCGCCCTCATGCCCctacggcggcggcaccaccAGTGGCCGTCACATCGGCTACTACCAGTCATGGAACGTGCGTAACCGGCTCTGCAACAAGGTCTCTCCCAGGCAGCTCAACACCACTGGCTACACCCATTTGTTCTATTCTTTCGCGTCCATTGACCCATCTACCTTCCGCATCGCCCACGCCCACCCGGATGATCCCGCCATGATGCGTGAGTTCACCGGACTCGCTAAACCGGGTCTGAAAACCTGGATCGCCATCGGTGGCTTCGACTTCAGCGACAAGGGGACGCCCACTCACCGCACATGGAGCGAGATGGTCGCCTCCCGTGACCGCCGAGCCGTCTTCATCTCGTCAGTGAAGGACTACATGGATGAGTATGGCTTCACCGGCGTCGACATTGACTGGGAGTACCCTGGTGATCCGGAGAGAGGTGGGAACAAGCTTGCCGACACGCAGAAGCTCGTCCTGctgatgaaggagatgagggcCGCGTACGGCAGCAACTACGGCATCAGCCTGACGCTGGCGCCTGACTATTGGTACCTGCGCTGGTTCGACGCCAAGGCGATGGAGCCCTACGTCGACTTTTTTGGCTTCATGGCCTATGACTTGCACGGCCCTTGGGATGCCGACGTCAAGGCCCTGGGCAGCAAGGTTCGCGGCCAGGCCGACATTCGCGAAATCTCCGAGAATACAAAGCCGCTGTGGTTTGACGGCCTCAATCCCGCCAAGCTGAACTTTGGTCTCGCCTTGTACGGACGCGGCTACACCCTGGCTGACCCGACCTGCAACCAGCTCTTGTGTCCCTTCGCTGGCGGAAGCAACCCGGCCCCTTGCACCAACTTTGAGGGCGTCATGTCGCTCCACGAGATTCAGCAGCTCATCGATCGGAAGGGCCTCACTCCCCAGTACCTTCCCGACGCGATGATGAAGCAGATCACATGGGATGACCAGTGGATCGgctacgacgacgacgagacctttgccgccaagaaggcctGGGCAGACTCGAGATGCTTCGGCGGCACCATGGTCTGGAGCATCGACTTTCAGGTGGCTGGTTCTGGTGATTCAGATGACCAGAAATACGGCGACGTTGTCTACATCGGCCAGGAGGTGTTCGAGACACCTGCGGCCCAATGCCCAGCCCCGTGTATCATGGTCTTCCCCTCCAGCTCGCTGCAAGAGCCCAAGGTCCTCACAATGCAACCGTACACGGCCACGCTTGAGGttggcaccaccacaaccactaTCGTCGCTGTCAGCACCCCAAGCACAACCACCGTCTCGGTCGTCAACTTTTTCAACCACTACATTACCAGCGGACAGCCCGCGGGGGCCGTAGTCACGCTACGACCAAGTATCCAGCCGCCTCCCCTCATGCTTGTGGTGACCGGTCAGGACAGcgagacaacaacaagaacagtCCTACCCCCGCCCCTTGGTGGTGCCTTttccggcggcggtggtggtggtggtagtggtggcgGTAGCAGCAATCCGACAAGCTCTCCTACCAcgaccatcaacaccacttACACTCCCCGGCCCCCCAATGCTGGCGGGCACACAACAACGATTGCCATGCCCACCAGCCCAGTGGAGGATTCTGACGattccgacgacgacgataaTGACCCCCCTGTACTCCCAGGCTTTCCAACGGGCACTGTTGACCCCgtcgacgaagaagacgacgatgatcctccccctcctggcAAGACACGCCTCAAGTGCGACCTCTGGTTCTTTAACATCTGCATCAACTGGCCCGAGCTCGGCATCAAGATCGACTGGTGGGATGTTGAGCTGCCCACAGGCCGCCACGGACCGGGGACCATGCCCCTTGGCTATATCAACCTCCCGGGTGGATGGCACATCGGCTGCGCGAACCCTCCCTGCTCGCTGCCGTGGCCCGAGATCGACATCCACCCCGGTGGCGGCTTACTGGCTGTCACCCCCGCCGCACCGACGCCGTGCAAGCCGGTAACCGCGACGCTCACTATCTCGACCACTTCGTACGCCACGACAACCACCCAGGGCACCGTCCGGACTATGTCGTCCCGCACCATGTCCAGCGAGTTTCCGATCCTGGGGTGCGCCCTCACCGACCTTACCGCTAGCGTGTCTAAGACCGCCTGCGCCTCGCCGCAACCTACGCCGAGGTCCATCGGGGAGAGAGATGACActcttgatgatgacgactgtgaagacgacgacgagtgGGCTGATTTCGCTCTCGTCCTCAACAATCCTTTGAGCAAGATCAGCGGAGCCCTGCGGGCGGAGCTTGAGGATGCTGTGTCTGGCCAAGAGCTGGACGACTGGACAGTCATCACGATCGACGACCCGGTCTTCACAGCATTTATCTGGCTGTATGACGCGAGAAAGGCTTATGGTCGAGGACTAACGGGGTCGTATGGGGTAAGCTTTTTATATTAACCAGATTACCTAGGTATACTTCCATCTGCAACGCGGCTAACCACTCCACCTTGTTTTATAGATTGGCTCGGTCCATATGATAGAACACCCGCCGCGGCGGGAGGACTCGCCCCCGGGATCcccctcgtcgtcttcaagGATGCGACGACGACACAGTCGATCCTCACCTGGCTCTCGCCGAGGTGTGCAAAGTCGCAATAGGAACGAGACAGCAGCATTGGCCGTCGGCTATCCGGACcaacccatctcccccaaacGCAGGATCGTTAAGCGGACGCGCAGCGAGATGCGCAACTACGCCATGGCCCACCTCAGCATCCCGCCCGAAGTCGAGTTTGCGGGCAACGACGAGTACTTCAAAGAGGGCGACGACCGAGACCGATACTACTACCAGCGAGACGCCTCTGAGTGCCAGGACCAGGACGTCTACCTGATCGAGAGCGGCTACCAGACGGACCACCCGCACTTCCTCCCCCTACGCCAGAACGGCCACCAGGAGACGCTGCCTCGGCACCTGTCGTCGTGGTGGGACGACTATCTAGTCTGGTACCCCGACCACCCCACCGGGGTGGGCTCCGTCATCGCAGGCCGCTACACCGGCGTCTGCCCCGAAGGCAAAGTCAGGCTCATCGGTACCGACGTACCTCATAGACGGTGGGATGAGGGCACGGATTCGCCCGTCTGGGCCTGGATGCTCATCGATGCTCTGACTACGACGCTGGGGCGGGTCAAGTCCAACGGCCGCGGCACCAAGTCGGTTATCAATATGTCGTTCAGCATGATCGTGTTTAATGAGCCGATGCGCAATATGTTGAGCACGCTGCTCCAGCAGCTAGACAGCCTCGGCGTAGTTATCGTCGTTGCGTCTGGCAACCACCCAGATTGGCACAACGCCGATTTAGTGCCGCCGCCCGCTCGCGACGTCTGGCCTCGCGGGGAGGCACAGGTCCCGAACATTATCTTGGTCGGCGCGACCGATATCCACGGCCGCAGGGGTATCTTTTCCCAAGCGTGCGAGGTATACGCGGCGGGCGTGGATGTGGCCGTCTCCCTcctgggcggcggcgacgacgacttCGAGGTGGTCAACGGGACGTCTTTTGCGGCGCCGGTCGTGTCGGGCTTAGTGGCGTACTTGCGCGCCCTCGTCGCCATTAAGGATCCCAGCAGACTCCGTGAGTTCGACGACCCGGCCTACGTCAAGGAATTTATATGGAGTAACCAGCGGCGTGTCCTGTACGACGACTACACGGAACGCAACCCCGAGCCGGGGCGCTACGCTAACAACGTGAAGCGCACTAGGTGGGTGCGTTCAGTGTGGAACGGCCAGTCGGAATCGGACAACCAGTGCTACTTCGGGGACTCGCTTCCAGCCGAATGTGATACGTACCCCGAAGACCTTGATGACGGTCCTGACGATAGGTATCATTTCGGGCAGGAGGACGACCAAtatggggatgatgatgattgttCGGGGAGCGGTTCTGATGGCGGATCTTGGGACGGCTCGGATCCCGGCTCAGACTTGGCCCGTAGGCAGTCGAGGAAGCGACAGGCGGGCGGGCAGTGTCCCGTACCCG
Encoded proteins:
- a CDS encoding uncharacterized protein (MEROPS:MER0006037; COG:G; EggNog:ENOG503NWIT; CAZy:GH18), whose translation is MPRGGGNHLSTALWVAAAVFLFCLSPFLFSETAPHSNIIQRSTTDAPIDSIIVRRDAAAIPDSRRSPGHSNPLKLPPHEPLLFEEPSVSEPEPSSSSNLTRRSASLSRRDGPLYCHDGPCIDGSCCGPDNICGFGPDFCGEGCRFNCTATAMCGEHSEFGQMPCGMKLCCSSSGWCGSTEVYCHNADPLRGTLPCQAGYGSCYITGPPSCPYGGGTTSGRHIGYYQSWNVRNRLCNKVSPRQLNTTGYTHLFYSFASIDPSTFRIAHAHPDDPAMMREFTGLAKPGLKTWIAIGGFDFSDKGTPTHRTWSEMVASRDRRAVFISSVKDYMDEYGFTGVDIDWEYPGDPERGGNKLADTQKLVLLMKEMRAAYGSNYGISLTLAPDYWYLRWFDAKAMEPYVDFFGFMAYDLHGPWDADVKALGSKVRGQADIREISENTKPLWFDGLNPAKLNFGLALYGRGYTLADPTCNQLLCPFAGGSNPAPCTNFEGVMSLHEIQQLIDRKGLTPQYLPDAMMKQITWDDQWIGYDDDETFAAKKAWADSRCFGGTMVWSIDFQVAGSGDSDDQKYGDVVYIGQEVFETPAAQCPAPCIMVFPSSSLQEPKVLTMQPYTATLEVGTTTTTIVAVSTPSTTTVSVVNFFNHYITSGQPAGAVVTLRPSIQPPPLMLVVTGQDSETTTRTVLPPPLGGAFSGGGGGGGSGGGSSNPTSSPTTTINTTYTPRPPNAGGHTTTIAMPTSPVEDSDDSDDDDNDPPVLPGFPTGTVDPVDEEDDDDPPPPGKTRLKCDLWFFNICINWPELGIKIDWWDVELPTGRHGPGTMPLGYINLPGGWHIGCANPPCSLPWPEIDIHPGGGLLAVTPAAPTPCKPVTATLTISTTSYATTTTQGTVRTMSSRTMSSEFPILGCALTDLTASVSKTACASPQPTPRSIGERDDTLDDDDCEDDDEWADFALVLNNPLSKISGALRAELEDAVSGQELDDWTVITIDDPVFTAFIWLYDARKAYGRGLTGSYGIGSVHMIEHPPRREDSPPGSPSSSSRMRRRHSRSSPGSRRGVQSRNRNETAALAVGYPDQPISPKRRIVKRTRSEMRNYAMAHLSIPPEVEFAGNDEYFKEGDDRDRYYYQRDASECQDQDVYLIESGYQTDHPHFLPLRQNGHQETLPRHLSSWWDDYLVWYPDHPTGVGSVIAGRYTGVCPEGKVRLIGTDVPHRRWDEGTDSPVWAWMLIDALTTTLGRVKSNGRGTKSVINMSFSMIVFNEPMRNMLSTLLQQLDSLGVVIVVASGNHPDWHNADLVPPPARDVWPRGEAQVPNIILVGATDIHGRRGIFSQACEVYAAGVDVAVSLLGGGDDDFEVVNGTSFAAPVVSGLVAYLRALVAIKDPSRLREFDDPAYVKEFIWSNQRRVLYDDYTERNPEPGRYANNVKRTRWVRSVWNGQSESDNQCYFGDSLPAECDTYPEDLDDGPDDRYHFGQEDDQYGDDDDCSGSGSDGGSWDGSDPGSDLARRQSRKRQAGGQCPVPGAPGNGGGGGGSDGGDVGGQDQLGPSKTFTYQIGTPSPTCTTGCGVLCTDFWCRPDHTGQPPHFTEPTRLPPSTITPAPTAVEPIPSNCISSTTTRICYGDRQGQICASATVCVATPCPDGSVCSITSPVDGSTPSPTTNEDLPPLPAPTSLSCPPPWFSTTSASCGGSGGKSACVTTTVCAVTPTSTPVYELTIIPSCGGNLLCVSRTAWVSCTGGVAARELPEPTTVSAFGTIPTNLAPHQDHQGSGEEKRAAVAAAAAVKYPRRPPAGRPVLAPAAPVVKDLSPAAPPAPPQITDHAVLQARQAGGEVCHVTVFCNVCESPPRPSPAPPPPPPDPCIKIKMTEVMTGLNLNGLQYEAEVTLNGKRVCKVDSRCNELASSTDECLGVNGKRECSDGNRIDTWNTKHFAIYSKQNDKVYDVDMKVQVFEGVWDPCNGAGFMCIATVFRGQTGKC